Proteins found in one Anopheles aquasalis chromosome 3, idAnoAquaMG_Q_19, whole genome shotgun sequence genomic segment:
- the LOC126576893 gene encoding uncharacterized protein LOC126576893: protein MSKENRRNVWKYEETKEMLQIMLDNNFVQQFSTKHNNNVQIYQQIEKMMIERGFRHKTYEQISVRWKNLKNLHMVAKRSNSQNERQLFPYYDEMDELLAFTKRKPPRQITIQPKLSTPTGKAKNRRYGTITEGSPSSESIHMEIALEEPDSAPDETVEDRLEEEEEEEIDDPPVRTPRARVYARRRLLSVPKRPNRLQSAIPASKHDLNDEFFRTQKRLIDYEFNLHAKREEEYMQQINLAMKELMEENMEAFFLRLRDFMEDQRAELASEGSPR, encoded by the coding sequence ATGAGCAAAGAGAACAGAAGGAATGTGTGGAAGTACGAGGAGACGAAGGAGATGCTGCAGATCATGCTGGACAACAATTTCGTACAGCAGTTCAGCaccaagcacaacaacaacgtacAAATCTACCAACAAATCGAGAAAATGATGATCGAGCGGGGCTTCCGACACAAAACGTACGAGCAGATATCGGTGCGCTGGAAGAACCTGAAGAACCTGCACATGGTAGCGaaacgcagcaacagccagaACGAACGCCAGCTTTTCCCGTACTACGACGAGATGGATGAGCTGCTGGCTTTTACGAAGCGGAAACCGCCGCGCCAAATCACAATCCAGCCTAAGCTATCGACTCCTACGGGTAAAGCTAAAAACCGGCGGTATGGCACCATTACCGAAGGAAGCCCGTCCTCCGAAAGCATACACATGGAGATAGCGCTCGAGGAGCCGGATAGCGCGCCGGATGAAACCGTGGAAGATAGAttagaggaggaggaagaggaagaaattGATGACCCGCCCGTACGAACCCCCCGTGCCCGCGTTTATGCCAGACGTCGGTTGCTGTCCGTACCGAAACGACCCAACCGATTGCAGTCGGCGATCCCTGCCAGCAAGCATGATCTCAACGACGAGTTCTTTCGCACCCAGAAACGGTTAATCGATTATGAGTTCAATTTGCATGCCAAGCGAGAGGAAGAGTACATGCAACAGATCAATTTGGCCATGAAAGAGCTAATGGAGGAAAACATGGAAGCATTTTTCCTGCGGCTAAGGGATTTTATGGAAGACCAGCGGGCGGAACTAGCCAGCGAGGGCAGTCCGCGATAG
- the LOC126575046 gene encoding cholinesterase has translation MLRCQGAAGRDPPTVTIPDQGTVMGMYMKMFRTQRVVAYLGLPYAQAPVGEKRFTPPVVDNLPSWEGVKNATSPAPHCWHMPRDTHRRHNQLFMELIQMNDDAGTERQYDEDCLFLNIYIPDTTMPTDGYSVLVTFPTGDFDGDTPFTLNPFQMVFKQKIIVVTVGYRLGIFGFFTSVDGEAPGNFGLMDQSAALLWVKRNIRLFNGNEESVTIMGHGTGAICVGLHLMSGEWTDDMFHKAILMSGSVLMDSSVRPAKQYASALDELATSFGCYRRPTTKLMDCLRRADAQVLAENSPPIEWGPVIDRGLSNTTTPFISDHPSMLVHQGKLRKVPLLIGHTDMEEVLELTMGDVVEHGLGVEMFETLLGDVVMNDLAEMDFNETLCGGNMDIVMEAVHYQYKPYPPTTDPLALRRKYIEFATERKYVAPTIELAMHMSQQADTYVYRFDIKPRTAVALKDIPEWVGVPHNFELIFLWGMPYWLALADQMQWDSADKRVADIVMTMWANFAKFTNPTQVGVYIRWEKFTVTEPGVLIIDRSFNMSDHTTMSFGAVKFWNHYYPSVINFAAQCCNATFSGSASKHLASGVTVVLCAVLLQSFAYVHTRYLVLVRPT, from the exons ATGCTCCGGTGCCAAGGTGCCGCAGGTCGTGACCCACCGACGGTGACGATCCCGGACCAGGGCACGGTGATGGGCATGTACATGAAGATGTTCCGGACGCAGCGAGTCGTGGCGTACCTTGGGCTACCGTACGCCCAGGCACCGGTCGGCGAAAAGCGCTTCACGCCACCGGTCGTCGATAATCTGCCGAGCTGGGAGGGTGTGAAGAATGCCACGAGCCCAGCACCGCATTGTTGGCATATGCCACGGGATACGCACCGGCGCCATAACCAGCTGTTCATGGAGCTCATCCAGATGAACGACGATGCAGGCACGGAGCGGCAGTACGACGAGGATTGTCTCTTTCTCAACATCTACATACCGGACA CAACAATGCCCACGGATGGTTACTCGGTGCTGGTGACGTTTCCCACGGGTGACTTCGATGGCGATACACCGTTCACGTTGAATCCGTTCCAGATGGTGTTTAAGCAGAAGATTATCGTCGTGACGGTGGGCTACCGGTTGGGAATCTTTGGCTTTTTCACCAGCGTGGACGGTGAAGCACCGGGCAACTTTGGCCTGATGGACCAATCGGCTGCCCTGCTCTGGGTGAAGCGGAACATCCGGCTGTTCAACGGGAACGAGGAATCGGTTACGATTATGGGCCACGGCACGGGGGCAATCTGCGTGGGTCTACACCTGATGTCGGGCGAATGGACGGACGATATGTTCCACAAGGCGATCCTGATGTCCGGCAGTGTGCTGATGGATTCGAGCGTCCGACCGGCCAAGCAATATGCATCCGCTTTGGACGAGCTGGCGACATCCTTCGGGTGCTATCGTCGGCCGACCACAAAGCTGATGGATTGTTTGCGGCGGGCGGATGCCCAGGTTCTGGCCGAGAACTCACCGCCCATCGAGTGGGGTCCGGTGATCGATCGGGGTCTCAGCAACACGACCACACCCTTCATCTCGGACCACCCGAGCATGCTGGTCCACCAGGGTAAGCTGCGCAAGGTACCGCTCCTGATCGGCCACACGGACATGGAGGAGGTGCTGGAGCTGACCATGGGCGACGTGGTCGAGCATGGGCTCGGTGTGGAGATGTTCGAGACGCTGCTCGGTGACGTCGTTATGAACGATCTGGCCGAGATGGACTTTAACGAGACGCTGTGCGGTGGTAACATGGACATCGTGATGGAGGCCGTCCACTATCAGTACAAACCGTACCCACCGACCACGGATCCGTTGGCACTGCGCCGGAAGTACATCGAGTTTGCGACGGAGCGGAAGTACGTGGCACCGACGATCGAGCTGGCCATGCACATGAGCCAGCAGGCGGACACGTACGTGTATCGGTTCGACATCAAACCACGGACGGCGGTGGCACTGAAGGACATTCCTGAGTGGGTCGGAGTGCCGCACAACTTTGAGCTGATCTTCCTGTGGGGCATGCCGTACTGGTTGGCGCTGGCCGATCAGATGCAGTGGGATAGCGCCGACAAGCGGGTGGCCGACATCGTGATGACCATGTGGGCCAACTTTGCCAAGTTTACCAACCCGACACAGGTCGGGGTGTACATTCGGTGGGAGAAattcaccgtcaccgagccGGGCGtgctcatcatcgatcggtcgTTCAACATGAGCGATCACACGACGATGAGCTTCGGGGCGGTCAAGTTCTGGAACCATTACTATCCGAGCGTTATCAACTTTGCGGCCCAGTGCTGTAATGCCACGTTCAGTGGATCGGCCAGTAAGCACCTGGCGTCCGGTGTTACGGTCGTGCTGTGTGCCGTTCTGTTACAATCATTCGCTTACGTGCACACGAGatacctggtgctggtgcggccgACGTAG
- the LOC126575550 gene encoding uncharacterized protein LOC126575550, whose protein sequence is MWAVLRDTAVGLLAEIHSLQNEAKMSIIIAIVFMGLLELGRSQYLTNTVHKTSAATEKINDLWCYSCNATDDGETCIELSSGNNMTYAKKCSPDEYICMVKQFSYTTSTENSTSTPKLWSLERRCINTCEAGCIIIGERTKLYACTSCCEKSFCNTGRARSVSLIADFRTRTAALMAFSLLVMFSVGKPILAPGPML, encoded by the exons ATGTGGGCAGTACTTCGTGATACGGCAGTCGGTTTGCTTGCCGAAATACACTCACTACAGAATGAGGCCAAAATGTCAATTATAATAGCGATTGTCTTCATGGGGTTGCTTGAGCTGG GCCGATCGCAATACCTAACAAACACTGTACATAAGACATCAGCTGCGACGGAGAAGATTAATGATCTGTGGTGCTACTCGTGCAATGCTACCGACGATGGCGAAACGTGCATCGAGCTGTCCTCTGGCAACAATATGACCTACGCTAAAAAGTGTAGCCCCGACGAGTACATCTGCATG GTCAAACAGTTCTCCTACACGACCAGCACGGAAAACTCGACCTCCACACCGAAACTGTGGTCACTGGAGCGGCGCTGCATCAACACGTGCGAAGCCGGTTGCATAATCATCGGCGAACGGACGAAACTGTACGCGTGTACCAGCTGCTGCGAGAAGTCATTCTGCAACACGGGCCGTGCTCGATCGGTGAGCCTGATCGCAGACTTCCGGACACGCACGGCAGCCCTGATGGCGTTCTCGTTGCTAGTGATGTTTAGCGTAGGGAAACCGATTCTAGCACCGGGACCGATGCTCTAG
- the LOC126574970 gene encoding putative inactive tyrosine-protein kinase Wsck, with product MVTVICRSSLLAVLLISVCTRMVVTEKRSFFGCYERDRFARLAMTTDSLDECVNNCEESFHRYAVLSDSRCSCTNTIRTRVVEDRECGLACGKQPDMSCGGVNAQSLYETGIEVAGPVRNLRLENSSKQEATITIRWDLPAEDGAQVEQFQIIAEATRSYASYRIHPLRWSLPNTTSTFELSNLTPGTDYNVTVVSLSPKGEGGRASILGSTEIGIPDPEPEEPIILRRLGSTILIKIPRAINNNGPVSYYRVVVHYVNGELIQQIDESQLNTFQKSKENRVPYYIAAELEMKDDDSLHFTVGDGREYRSYFNPPITVRAHVHISIGVVSVRNHVVKVRYATTTHEQHQYPDHQHVNLKTVEIERNETLITILTVACILFGIVLTAAIILYIYLRYKTPSANPRPFADHHELTLQGPILEVENNGFMPDIYEQRGFEAELRDIIDGLEQSKHHARKYLSLNINHILGSGKYGDVLAGSLQQGQDQDIPAHVHVVTDDMESVDQISFLNEFRRLTALEEHANVILFLGVCVTPDWCYLLFEQMQTTLKQTLLNARVPSNVNSAKFSTISEEIVVNILCLVCDGMQFLADNNLMSKKLCARTVYVNTKFEVKVSAFGPPLYAEGTEKCIDIARWHAPEVIKFQNHSVKGDVWSFGLLIWESCCLGATPFGSTTTDNLFAAIRAGQKPERPAFMFEDLYQLCLNCWDLDASDRPSFIELRNYLRQTLPMLRYLLSFERKQSLQLPPYLPHLEMVE from the exons atgGTGACCGTAATTTGTCGATCATCCCTCCTGGCGGTGCTACTTATATCGGTGTGTACCCGGATGGTGGTTACCGAAAAGCGATCCTTCTTCGGTTGCTATGAACGTGATCGCTTTGCCCGGCTTGCCATGACGACCGATAGTTTGGACGAGTGCGTCAACAATTGCGAAGAAAGCTTCCATCG ATATGCGGTGCTGTCCGATTCTCGGTGCAGTTGCACCAACACGATCCGTACGCGTGTCGTCGAGGATCGCGAATGTGGACTGGCCTGTGGCAAACAACCGGACATGAGCTGTGGTGGGGTGAATGCGCAAAGTTTATATGAAACCGGCATCGAAgtggccggtccggtgcgtAATCTGCGTCTCGAGAACAGCAGTAAACAGGAAGCGACCATCACGATCCGCTGGGATCTACCAGCGGAAGACGGTGCTCAGGTGGAACAGTTTCAGATCATTGCCGAAGCGACGCGTTCGTACGCGAGCTATCGGATCCATCCACTGCGATGGTCCCTAccgaacaccaccagcacgttcGAGCTGTCCAACCTGACACCCGGTACGGATTACAACGTAACGGTCGTTTCATTGTCCCCGAAAGGGGAAGGTGGTCGAGCCAGCATACTAGGTAGCACGGAGATCGGCATTCCCGACCCAGAACCCGAAGAACCGATCATTTTGCGTCGCCTTGGGTCAACGATATTGATCAAAATCCCGCGAGCGATCAACAATAACGGTCCCGTTAGCTACTATCGCGTCGTGGTGCACTACGTTAACGGGGAGCTGATACAGCAGATCGACGAAAGTCAACTGAACACGTTTcagaaatcgaaggaaaaccgaGTCCCGTATTATATTGCCGCCGAACTGGAGATGAAGGATGACGATTCGCTTCACTTTACGGTCGGTGATGGGCGAGAGTATCGCAGCTACTTCAATCCACCGATCACGGTCCGAGCGCACGTGCACATCTCGATCGGTGTGGTGAGCGTTCGGAATCACGTCGTCAAGGTACGCTATGCGACGACCacacacgagcagcaccagtatcCCGATCATCAGCACGTGAATCTGAAAACGGTGGAAATCG aacgaaacgaaacactcaTAACGATCCTTACCGTCGCCTGCATCCTGTTCGGTATCGTGCTAACGGCGGCCATCATTCTCTACATCTATCTGCGTTACAAGACACCTTCCGCGAATCCACGGCCCTTTGCCGATCACCACGAGCTTACGCTACAAGGCCCCATCCTGGAGGTGGAGAACAATGGCTTCATGCCGGACATTTACGAGCAGCGTGGATTCGAAGCGGAACTGCGTGACATAATCGATGGGCTGGAGCAATCGAAGCATCACGCCCGGAAGTACCTTAGCCTGAACATTAACCACATACTGGGTAGTGGAAAGTATGGTGATGTACTGGCCGGTAGCTTACAGCAAGGCCAAGACCAAGACATACCGGCACATGTCCACGTCGTCACGGACGATATGGAGAGCGTAGATCAAATATCTTTTTTGAATGAATTCCGACGTCTGACGGCACTGGAGGAGCACGCCAATGTGATCCTGTTCCTGGGTGTCTGTGTAACGCCCGACTGGTGCTATCTGCTGTTTGAGCAGATGCAAACGACGCTGAAGCAAACGCTCCTGAATGCCCGCGTCCCGAGCAACGTGAATAGTGCAAAGTTTTCGACCATTTCGGAGGAGATCGTGGTTAATATACTGTGTCTGGTGTGCGATGGTATGCAGTTTCTGGCGGATAATAAT CTGATGAGTAAGAAGCTGTGTGCTCGCACCGTATACGTGAACACCAAATTCGAGGTCAAGGTAAGCGCCTTCGGTCCTCCGTTGTACGCGGAAGGAACGGAGAAATGCATCGACATTGCACGCTGGCACGCACCGGAAGTTATCAAGTTTCAGAACCATAGCGTGAAAGGGGACGTATGGTCATTTGGTCTGCTGATATGGGAGAGCTGCTGCCTAGGTGCAACACCGTTCGGGTCGACGACCACGGACAATCTGTTTGCCGCCATACGGGCCGGCCAGAAGCCGGAACGGCCCGCGTTCATGTTCGAAGACCTGTACCAGCTGTGCCTGAACTGTTGGGATTTGGATGCGAGCGATCGGCCCAGCTTCATCGAACTGCGCAACTATCTGCGACAAACGCTACCGATGCTCCGGTACTTGCTATCGTTCGAGCGAAAGCAAAGTTTACAGTTGCCCCCGTACTTACCTCATCTGGAAATGGTCGAATGA
- the LOC126574971 gene encoding uncharacterized protein LOC126574971: MELVDPSNPQLLAELVNGYRMLLQEQITQHIKTHRDHLVRMRKRFAQKLARRLARNYELFRRKWRQLPLESKITPPKPIPKKPVPPPIKQYSRRWWKSVANGKEHFNEELFRMDYACFRLLCERLNDELAAECITHHWIPLSNETKVAIALYVLGTGADYRKAGVEFEVPISTVHKCLLTFCNAVVYVFLEEEELIYLPVDEHADELENVVEEFELQANMPRAMGVLDCMHIAIAPPEEEPESYINSNGWSSVILQVAVDSNGCFMDVSQHSGCTNDETVLFESPIYETMERQQFPTIMLNDKPLNPFLLADSGYPLLPWLMTPYHGENLSPAQRSFNVYVARARAIASKAFERLTGRWKLLQGTVHLGINIVPTVIMACCLLHNFLEFEKAPYMDQWSECAIEADAVHEQPIWLSPILNEEGEEIRNHLSAYMEDNFPVVIDDI; this comes from the exons ATGGAGCTAGTGGATCCAAGTAATCCGCAACTGCTGGCGGAGCTCGTGAATGGCTAccgcatgctgctgcaggaacaGATCACACAACATATCAAGACACACCGCGATCACCTGGTTCGCATGAGGAAACGGTTCGCACAGAAGCTCGCCCGACGCCTAGCCCGAAACTACGAGCTGTTCCGGAGAAAATGGCGCCAGTTGCCGCTGGAGAGCAAAATTACCCCTCCAAAACCCATCCCGAAGAAGCCGGTTCCACCCCCAATCAAACAGTACAGCCGCCGATGGTGGAAAAGTGTCGCCAACGGGAAGGAACACTTTAACGAGGAGCTGTTCCGCATGGATTACGCCTGCTTCCGGCTGCTGTGCGAGCGGCTAAACGATGAACTTGCGGCCGAGTGCATCACACACCACTGGATACCGCTATCGAACGAGACGAAGGTCGCTATCGCGCTGTATGTGCTGGGCACGGGAGCTGACTATCGGAAAGCGGGCGTCGAGTTCGAGGTGCCCATCAGCACGGTACACAAATGCCTGTTGACCTTCTGTAACGCGGTGGTGTACGTGTTCCTGGAAGAAGAGGAGCTGATCTATCTACCAGTCGATGAGCATGCCGATGAGCTGGAGAATGTGGTGGAGGAATTTGAACTGCAGGCCAACATGCCGCGCGCTATGGGTGTCCTCGATTGCATGCATATTGCCATCGCCCcaccagaagaagaaccgGAGTCCtacatcaacagcaacggaTGGAGTTCGGTGATACTGCAAGTGGCAGTGGATAGCAATGGCTG CTTCATGGACGTATCGCAGCACTCTGGATGCACAAATGATGAAACCGTCCTCTTCGAGTCACCGATTTACGAGACGATGGAACGGCAACAGTTT CCAACGATAATGCTAAACGACAAGCCCCTGAATCCGTTTCTTCTGGCGGACAGTGGATATCCGTTGCTCCCGTGGCTTATGACACCGTACCATGGGGAGAACCTGTCACCGGCGCAACGATCGTTTAACGTTTACGTTGCCCGCGCTCGAGCCATCGCCAGTAAGGCGTTCGAACGGTTGACCGGTCGTTGGAAGCTATTGCAAGGTACGGTACACCTGGGCATTAACATCGTACCCACCGTCATCATGGCGTGCTGTCTGTTGCACAACTTTCTGGAGTTCGAAAAGGCACCGTACATGGACCAGTGGAGCGAATGTGCGATCGAAGCGGATGCTGTCCATGAACAGCCCATCTGGTTGAGCCCCATTCTGAATGAGGAGGGCGAGGAAATCCGGAACCACTTGAGTGCGTACATGGAGGACAATTTCCCCGTTGTGATCGATGATATTTAA
- the LOC126574969 gene encoding uncharacterized protein LOC126574969, with amino-acid sequence MAERCLSTRAEEVVIVQQLAPLYLDRERGVFVPQDLVNQLADHQLAGVRFMYQQVRSEYTGLFLNDEPGLGKCHQVVALLRAVANDPATRSMVLCSSRERAHYWAYHLELLVVDGPVRSRILVKTHQELAQSTTDASCWHYIVVDETNRFATRVELAKLRSIKVERFIFLCSINLLNHPTELSDRLPFCCEPTRAASLSKLFDKQQTKRDRFRAYLCLRPLLLRRYTCNYQRVLPMVVKEEFQRRFNAWSTPADGRLTGKSDKSCPVAATAPHSEAATLKKEDTNDSPLFAFGSFEMTPQADNATEATKPAMDRQPDEIDRETSKSATVGTVQATFSEPLFEPFEMDTEQMPALRVESGSSTDGSVMGSQQTVIGVPVSTVPETLDADSEEFLQLGQGSISCSNTHQDHQPVTDVEEDRYCFPMDKFQQPACSSSSAASVVEQSIPNGQKPASGTDVVVITSSSSSSDARAKRLKSPSLFGDSDNDTASLESDCDAEISITDMLVKSPGNLLPPSTSKRSSEDRQRAVPLPRTLTHCSTPIAKLITAPLPLATIGCDVGPSQELNLSSADIFADSPAFGQRQRTRLAENVFEITKNAAFPNRIVVQENDATGGLPGTPVLRIEGDLSDDDDDDVVEIIEASEGVIDLVDDESDACKTKALEGQRTPQSSTSNSSIRRTGSGAGGLNRTPSSSGWLGKRTPTSSISPNSSNSNTPTRGKPSPHLGGSDGNRRRIGDRFSGREPSKRRRKLDEEFQESERSRTQARATGLRGRDLLKGNERKGRK; translated from the exons ATGGCCGAGCGCTGTTTGTCAACAAGGGCCGAGGAGGTGGTGATCGTGCAGCAGCTAGCGCCCCTTTACCTGGACCGTGAACGTGGAGTTTTTGTGCCTCAGGATTTGGTGAATCAGCTGGCCGACCATCAACTGGCGGGTGTCCGCTTCATGTACCAACAGGTTCGAAGTGAG TATACAGGATTATTCTTGAACGATGAACCGGGACTAGGGAAGTGTCATCAAGTGGTGGCACTACTGAGGGCCGTCGCTAACGATCCTGCCACAcgttcaatggttttgtgttcCAGCAGAGAACGAGCACACTATTGGGCGTACCATCTGGAGCTGCTTGTAGTGGACGGACCGGTACGTTCCCGGATACTGGTGAAAACACATCAGGAGCTGGCACAATCGACAACGGACGCATCTTGCTGGCATtacatcgtcgtcgatgagaCGAATCGTTTTGCTACTCGAGTGGAACTAGCGAAGCTGCGTTCGATCAAGGTGGAACGTTTCATTTTTCTGTGCTCGATCAACTTGCTCAATCATCCGACTGAGCTCTCCGATCGGTTACCGTTCTGTTGTGAACCAACGAGAGCGGCATCCCTGAGTAAGCTGTTCGacaagcaacaaacgaaacgagatcGTTTCCGGGCGTATCTCTGCCTGCGACCGCTGCTTTTGCGACGATACACCTGCAACTATCAACGAGTGCTGCCAATGGTTGTGAAGGAGGAATTCCAGAGACGATTTAACGCCTGGAGTACGCCAGCGGACGGCCGGTTAACGGGGAAGAGCGATAAGAGCTGTCCGGTAGCAGCAACTGCACCACATTCGGAAGCTGCAACCCTGAAGAAAGAAGATACCAACGATAGTCctctgtttgctttcggtaGCTTCGAAATGACACCGCAAGCGGACAACGCAACGGAGGCCACAAAACCAGCAATGGATCGACAACCGGATGAAATCGATCGTGAAACCAGCAAGTCGGCAACCGTGGGCACCGTTCAAGCGACCTTCAGTGAACCGCTGTTCGAGCCGTTTGAAATGGACACCGAACAGATGCCTGCATTACGGGTTGAATCAGGAAGTAGTACCGATGGTTCAGTGATGGGATCCCAGCAAACCGTGATCGGTGTACCGGTGTCGACTGTGCCTGAAACGCTCGATGCCGATTCCGAGGAGTTCCTACAACTGGGCCAGGGTTCGATTTCGTGCAGCAATACACACCAAGACCACCAACCCGTGACGGATGTGGAGGAAGATCGGTATTGCTTTCCGATGGATAAGTTCCAGCAACCGGCATGTTCCAGTTCTTCGGCGGCAAGTGTTGTTGAGCAGAGTATACCGAATGGCCAGAAACCAGCGTCCGGTACTGACGTGGTTGTTAtcacctcttcttcctcctcatctGATGCGAGAGCGAAACGGTTGAAATCGCCGTCCCTCTTCGGGGACAGTGACAATGATACGGCATCGCTTGAATCGGATTGTGACGCGGAGATTTCTATTACGGATATGTTGGTCAAATCACCCGGTAATCTATTGCCACCGAGTACCTCCAAACGGTCAAGTGAAGACAGACAACGTGCCGTGCCGTTACCACGCACGTTAACGCACTGTAGCACTCCGATTGCGAAGCTTATCACAGCTCCACTGCCTCTTGCTACCATCGGTTGCGATGTAGGACCTTCGCAGGAACTCAACCTTTCATCGGCTGATATTTTTGCCGATTCGCCTGCCTTTGGACAGCGACAGAGAACGCGCTTGGCAGAGAATGTGTTCGAAATCACCAAAAACGCGGCCTTCCCCAATCGGATTGTCGTGCAGGAGAACGATGCTACCGGGGGGCTACCGGGTACACCGGTTCTCCGGATCGAAGGTGACTtgtcggatgatgatgatgatgatgtggtcgAGATTATTGAGGCCAGTGAAGGTGTGATTGATCTGGTGGATGATGAATCGGATGCCTGTAAAACGAAGGCCCTGGAAGGTCAGCGTACGCCACAGAGCAGCACAAGTAACAGTAGTATCCGTCGAACTGgtagtggtgccggtggtttgaACAGGACGCCCTCATCATCAGGGTGGTTGGGCAAACGGACACCAACCTCCTCCATATcgccgaacagcagcaatagcaacaCACCAACCAGAGGTAAGCCATCACCTCACCTAGGTGGTAGCGATGGTAACCGGCGACGGATAGGTGATCGGTTTAGTGGACGAGAACCATCTAAACGACGTCGTAAGTTGGACGAAGAGTTCCAAGAGTCGGAACGTAGCCGGACACAGGCTAGAGCTACCGGTCTTCGCGGTAGAGATCTTTTGAAAGGTAAtgaaagaaagggaagaaagtaG
- the LOC126574972 gene encoding uncharacterized protein LOC126574972: MMRWRAPNRVLIATLSAIALYFFLSSGYHEYEQSGVLPHTKPEDVWDFLADFSHMKRLNPTILDFKVISENGYRNDWKYTVSYEEKLSHWPYTYNQGLGHYMVTKLSEENGGVYSVASKHRTCFLSGLFCPQAEGEFTIRRINDHDTLVTELVRYTCPFFLGSFCRREVVYQRHEIMRKLKEHFEHLRHQKMHAARGHR, encoded by the exons ATGATGCGATGGCGCGCTCCAAACCGGGTGCTTATCGCTACACTGTCGGCGATCGCCCTCTACTTCTTCCTGTCCTCGGGCTATCACGAGTACGAGCAAAGCGGTGTGCTGCCTCACACGAAGCCGGAAGATGTGTGGGACTTTCTGGCCGATTTTAGCCACATGAAGCGGCTCAACCCAACAAT CTTGGACTTTAAGGTAATCTCGGAGAATGGCTACAGAAACGACTGGAAGTACACGGTTTCGTACGAAGAGAAGCTCTCACACTGGCCCTACACGTACAACCAAGGACTGGGCCACTACATGGTCACCAAGCTGTCCGAAGAGAACGGTGGCGTGTACTCGGTCGCCTCCAAGCACCGTACCTGCTTCCTGTCCGGTCTATTCTGTC CGCAAGCTGAAGGAGAGTTCACGATAAGGCGCATCAACGATCACGATACGCTGGTGACCGAGCTCGTTCGCTACACGTGCCCGTTCTTCCTTGGTTCTTTCTGCCGGCGCGAGGTGGTGTATCAGCGGCACGAAATCATGAGAAAACTAAAGGAACACTTTGAACATCTGCGCCATCAGAAGATGCACGCAGCGAGAGGTCATCGATGA